TAGAACAGAGCGCTGGCGCGCTGATACTTGCGGACGGCGGCGTTGACGGTGACGACCAGCACGAATCCGATGACGGCCTGGAAGAAGCCCGCGGCCGCGGACTGGCCGATACCGCCCGCCGAGATCAGCGTTCGGTAGACGTAGGTGTCGATCGTGGTCGTCACGTCGTAGATCGCGCCCGAGTTCCGTGGCACCTGATAGAACAGCCCGAAGTCGGAGTAGAAGATGCGACCGATCGCCAGCAGCGTCAGGGTCACGATGGTGGGAACGAGGCTCGGCAGATCGATGTGGATGACCTGCTTCCACCGGTTGGCGCCGTCGAGGGAGGCGGCCTCGTACAGCGCCCGGTCGATGCCGATCAGTCCGGCCATGAACAGGAGGGTGGAGTAGCCGACCGTCTTCCACAGGTTGACGACGATCAGGATCGTCGGCCAGTACTGGCCCTCGCTGTACCACTGGATCGGGTCGTCCGCGTAGATCGTGTTGTTGAGCAGACCGTTCTCGTGGCTGAGGAAGCCGAACACGACATAGCTGAGGATCACCATCGACAGCGTGAACGGCAGCAGGATCGAGCTCTGATAGAGCTTGCGGAGCCGCGTGCTGGCGACGTCGTTGATCAGGATGGCGAGCCCGATCGCCACCGTCGTGGTGACCACGATGAACGCCAGGTTGTACAGCAGCGTGTTCCGGAAGATCTCCCCGGCTGCGCCGCTGGCGAAGAGGAAGCGGAAGTTGTCCCACCCCGCCCACGGGCTGAAGAAGATGCCGTCGTTGATGTTGATCCGCTTGAAGGCGGAGATGATGCCGGCCATCGGGATGTAGTTGTTGACCAGCAGGTAGATCAAGCCCGGCAGCATCAGAAGGTAGACCGGGAGGAAAGAGCGCCAGCGGACCGGACGACGCTTCTTCTCCACGTGGTGCCCGGTGAGGGCCGCGGCTTGCACGGCCCTCACCGGTTCACGGGTCACCAGCTCACTGGCCATCGAGCCACTCGTCCAGCTGACGCTGCTTCTCGTCGATCACGCGCTGCAGACCGGCGGCGTACAGGGCGTCGTTGAACTCCTTGATGCCCGACTCGGGGTCGAGGACGCCGAAGCTGATCTGCTTCTTGTACTGCTCGTACACCGCATTGATCTGCGCGATCTCCGCAGCGACCGAGGTGGGGTCGAAGAGGAAGCCGTACGCCTGCGAGGGGGTGGCCTCCGCGTTGGCCTCCGCGTAGATCTCACCGAGGTTGGCGGGGTTGCCCTCCCACACGTGGCCGGCGAACTGGTTGGGCGAGATGAAGACGGCGCCGTTGTGGTAGCTGACGTCTCCCGGTCCCTTGCCCTCCGGGTAGCCGGCGACGCCGGGCTCGGTCTCGACCCAGTCGGTGCCCTCGACGCCCCAGTTGAGGAGGTCGTTGAACTCGCCGCTGGTGTACGCCCAGTTCAGGAACTCGAAGGCCTTGGTCTTGTCCTTGGCCGCGTTGGCGACGCTGAGGAGAGCGGCCGTCGCGGTGCTCGTGCTCTTCGGGCCGTAGCCGGAGATCGGGATGAGCTCGACGTCGTACCCCGTCAGCGACTTCACGGATGCCGCGCCGGTGGGGTTCGAGAACGTGATGTAGGAGAAGAGGTTCCCCGCCTTCATCTTGATGTGGCCCTCGTCGGTGTTCGTCGCGACGTCCTGCGACGTGTATCCCTTCTGGAACCACTCGCGGTTGATCTCGGCGAACTCGCGGTACTGGTCGGACTCGAACCAGTTCGTGACCGTCGTGGTCTGGCCCTTGTCCTCGAGCACGCCGTAGCCCGAGTCGCCCAGCGGGTCGATGTAGGAGAAGATCTGCATGCCCATCGAGAAGGTGCCGTCGTACGCGGTCATCTCGGGGTACGCCTCCTTGACCTTGCCGAACATCTCGGTCACCTTGGCGTAGCCGGACGAGTCCTCCGCCGTGATGTCGAAGTCGTCGACGCTGTAACCGAGCTCGTCGAAGATGTCCTTGCGCACGATGAGGGCGGACGGGCTGGAGAGCTCCTTGCGGGTCGGGAACCCGATCTGGAAGTCTCCGAGCTTTCCGACGTTCGCGTCTTCGCCGAGGACTTCCTGGATGTCGCCCGTCTGCTCGGCGTAGTCGGCCGCGTTGACGATGTACTGCGCGTTGATGAACGTGCCGAAGTCCTGCTGGAACACGAACGTGATGTCCAGCGGGTCACCCGAGCTCATCATGAGCGGCAGCTTGGAGAAGTAGTCCGCGAACGAGATCGGGATCAGGTTGACGGTCATGTTGAGCTCGTCCAGCGTGAGCTCGTTGATCGCCTCCTTCAGCTCGTCGGTCGGTGCGCCGGCGATGCTGAGGTAGGCGAAGTTGACCTCGTAGGGCTGGGTGTCGTCGGCCGGGGTGCCCGAGCAGGCACTCAGCGCGAGCGCCGCGGCTGCGGTCAGCGCGACGGCGGCGGTGCGGGTGGTCTTCATGTCATTCCTTCTTCGTTGAACGAGTGGGTGCGGGTAGGAATCGGGTAAGGGTCAGAACGGGTTCGAGGGGTTGTGCTCGAGCCCGAAGAAGTCGAGGGCGCGTTGGATGGCGAGGTCCCAGAACCGCCATTCGTGGCGGTAGCCGTCGGCGATCCAGAACTCGGCATCCAGTCCGATGTCGGCGGCGTGCTCCGCGAAGGTCCGGAGGTCGCCGACGATGAGCTCGTCGTCGGAGCCGCAGGCGAACAGCATCCGCGGGAGCTCTCCGCTGCCGGCCTTCGCGTCGAGGATGCGCCAGACGTTCTCCTCGGACGCGAGGAAGGCCTCTCTCCCGCCGGCGTTGGCGACCATCCCGCGCAGCCGGTCGGCGAACATGCCGGTGCCCTCGGCGAGCAGTTCGTCGGTGAGCACTCGGTCGTATTCGACGGGGGATGCCGACAGCACCGCTGCCGCCGCGAACAGCTCCGGGTGGTTGGCGGCGAACTTCACGGTTCCGCGTCCGCCCATCGAGAGCCCGGCGATGAAGTTGTCCTCCCGGCGGTCCGACACGGGCAGCCAGCCCTGGACGAGCGGCATGAGCTCTTCGGTGAGGAAGTCGTACATGTCGTAGCCGAGCGAGAAGTCGGACCAGTTCGAGTAGTTGCTGTTGAGGGCGGACGGCATGACGACCGCCAGCCCCTTCTCCGCGGCGTAGAGATCGATGTTGGTCCGACGCAGCCAGTCCAGGTTGTCGCCGAAGGTGCCGTGCAGCAGCCACAGCACCTTGAAACGACGCTCCTCGCCGTAGTACTCGCGCGGCGTCTCGTCCCGCGGGCGATCCGGGAGGAGGACGGTGACGGTCGTGTTGCCGGCGAGGTGCCGACTCTCGATCGTCCAGGTGATGACAGACACCATGACCTCCTCGTCATTCGCTAAAAGTTTGAGTGGAACTGCTAAAAGTCCCTGAGTCGGGATGCTAGCCATGCGGCGACGCTCTTGTCAAACTTCTCGATCGCTGACAGTGCATGAACCGATCAAGGGGCGATTGCGCCCGGAATATCGCGACATTTCACTGAGGGGCGACTGCACGGTGGAGCAAGAGCCATCCGCCACGTGCGTGGCTAAACTTTAGCTAAATCGGACTTGACGAAACGCCAGCTCACGCTAAAGTGGCGTGTGATCGACGAAGAGACACGCTGCCGGACGAGGAGGTCGACATGAGCGGGAAGAGCAAGGTGAGCCTGGCCCAGGTCGCGCTGCACTCCGGCGTCTCCACCACGACCGCCTCGATGGTGCTGAGCAACCGGTGGCGAGAGTTCCGCATCG
This genomic window from Candidatus Microbacterium phytovorans contains:
- a CDS encoding ABC transporter permease subunit, with product MASELVTREPVRAVQAAALTGHHVEKKRRPVRWRSFLPVYLLMLPGLIYLLVNNYIPMAGIISAFKRININDGIFFSPWAGWDNFRFLFASGAAGEIFRNTLLYNLAFIVVTTTVAIGLAILINDVASTRLRKLYQSSILLPFTLSMVILSYVVFGFLSHENGLLNNTIYADDPIQWYSEGQYWPTILIVVNLWKTVGYSTLLFMAGLIGIDRALYEAASLDGANRWKQVIHIDLPSLVPTIVTLTLLAIGRIFYSDFGLFYQVPRNSGAIYDVTTTIDTYVYRTLISAGGIGQSAAAGFFQAVIGFVLVVTVNAAVRKYQRASALF
- a CDS encoding ABC transporter substrate-binding protein, whose product is MKTTRTAAVALTAAAALALSACSGTPADDTQPYEVNFAYLSIAGAPTDELKEAINELTLDELNMTVNLIPISFADYFSKLPLMMSSGDPLDITFVFQQDFGTFINAQYIVNAADYAEQTGDIQEVLGEDANVGKLGDFQIGFPTRKELSSPSALIVRKDIFDELGYSVDDFDITAEDSSGYAKVTEMFGKVKEAYPEMTAYDGTFSMGMQIFSYIDPLGDSGYGVLEDKGQTTTVTNWFESDQYREFAEINREWFQKGYTSQDVATNTDEGHIKMKAGNLFSYITFSNPTGAASVKSLTGYDVELIPISGYGPKSTSTATAALLSVANAAKDKTKAFEFLNWAYTSGEFNDLLNWGVEGTDWVETEPGVAGYPEGKGPGDVSYHNGAVFISPNQFAGHVWEGNPANLGEIYAEANAEATPSQAYGFLFDPTSVAAEIAQINAVYEQYKKQISFGVLDPESGIKEFNDALYAAGLQRVIDEKQRQLDEWLDGQ
- a CDS encoding alpha/beta hydrolase family protein, with amino-acid sequence MVSVITWTIESRHLAGNTTVTVLLPDRPRDETPREYYGEERRFKVLWLLHGTFGDNLDWLRRTNIDLYAAEKGLAVVMPSALNSNYSNWSDFSLGYDMYDFLTEELMPLVQGWLPVSDRREDNFIAGLSMGGRGTVKFAANHPELFAAAAVLSASPVEYDRVLTDELLAEGTGMFADRLRGMVANAGGREAFLASEENVWRILDAKAGSGELPRMLFACGSDDELIVGDLRTFAEHAADIGLDAEFWIADGYRHEWRFWDLAIQRALDFFGLEHNPSNPF